The genomic region CTTGCAAATCCACTAAATCAAGTTACCTCTGCATTCAATGAAATTGGAAACATGCCCAAAAGCAGACTTATAAAAAAATCAAGTTGCTATAGCAGTTCGCCTCTAGGTTATAAAGACCAACCCGACTTTATAAATGCTGTAGTATCAATTGAAACTGATCTCAGCCCTCATCAGCTCTTAGCGGAACTACAAATGATAGAAATCTCACACAAAAGAGAGCGTCCATTCCCTAACGCGCCTAGAACGCTTGATTTAGATATTCTTCTTTATGGGGACATGAGGCTGGTTGAGCCTAAACTTACGATACCGCATCCAAGAATGCATGAGCGGGCCTTTGTTATTTTCCCCTTACAAGAAATTAATGAAAATATTTCTATTCCCCCTTTCGGAGATATCGCTAAAATAGCCAAAGGATTAGACCCAGAAAATACT from Candidatus Methylopumilus universalis harbors:
- the folK gene encoding 2-amino-4-hydroxy-6-hydroxymethyldihydropteridine diphosphokinase, giving the protein MGTLAYIAIGSNLANPLNQVTSAFNEIGNMPKSRLIKKSSCYSSSPLGYKDQPDFINAVVSIETDLSPHQLLAELQMIEISHKRERPFPNAPRTLDLDILLYGDMRLVEPKLTIPHPRMHERAFVIFPLQEINENISIPPFGDIAKIAKGLDPENTKRITL